In Novosphingobium resinovorum, the following are encoded in one genomic region:
- a CDS encoding ATP-binding protein — MSHDDRKRAIGKVVSVAADRFVVEMHVGTDNFTVVGFDDVHYVARLGSFLMIPSQSEYVVVEVVGLRERDASTPSERGDFDRAGSSKYLDVVPVGMLPMRGGAFRFGVSVFPSLYADALYALDGELDRIFETEAAVEPSVGPDGGACQPEGATRYRVLPIGKSVVFEDYDVKVRLNEFFGGHVAVLGNTGSGKSCTVASVLQSLFCKPKEHHARGATFIVFDVNGEYHAALSASAKEGAIGVERVVLDGTAAGFRLPHWFLELAEWELLLQASERTQVPILRMALGLSTLFSNAGAAELNSVRNHILAKCITQIMRDDSSSPSKHDRIIGILQRFSTNEINAAKIRPYIAINFGQMANPAGLDAYLVGPNGFELEDLKLPAYQNLPFDFAALGDAIDLAILYAEAHGNRQIRDYCSQMVTRFQALEDRPEYEFLRHEAGGAAADNGELEFLTRLVGLTGKGTGHTKANQIIIIDMNDVEDEVVELVSAVIARMLFRLLRRADPRNRFPIHLLLEEAHRYISATPSRYAVDATKIFERIAKEGRKYGMFVLLASQRPSELSKTVLSQCSNFLVHRIQNPDDLSQIRQMTPFISDSVLKRLPSLPRQHALVFGTSVNLPTTFKVREASPRPRSDDTAVVDLWFHEEGRAAGIRLAPVDTAGGEPMAVNEASDDDIF, encoded by the coding sequence ATGAGCCACGACGATCGCAAGCGCGCGATCGGCAAGGTGGTCTCGGTTGCGGCCGACCGCTTTGTCGTCGAGATGCACGTCGGCACCGATAACTTCACGGTCGTCGGCTTCGACGACGTGCATTATGTGGCGCGACTGGGATCATTTCTGATGATTCCGTCGCAGTCGGAATATGTCGTAGTCGAGGTTGTCGGCCTGCGTGAGCGCGACGCGAGCACGCCTTCCGAGCGGGGCGATTTCGACCGGGCCGGCTCCTCGAAATATCTGGACGTGGTGCCCGTCGGCATGTTGCCGATGCGCGGCGGCGCGTTCCGCTTCGGTGTGTCGGTTTTCCCGTCTCTGTATGCGGACGCACTGTATGCGCTGGATGGCGAGCTCGATCGCATCTTTGAGACCGAGGCCGCCGTTGAGCCGTCAGTCGGCCCGGATGGCGGCGCCTGCCAACCCGAAGGGGCCACGCGCTATCGGGTTCTACCGATCGGCAAGTCGGTGGTGTTCGAGGACTACGACGTCAAAGTTCGTCTGAACGAGTTCTTCGGCGGTCATGTCGCCGTCCTGGGCAATACCGGCAGCGGTAAATCCTGCACGGTCGCCTCGGTCTTGCAGTCCCTTTTCTGCAAGCCGAAGGAGCATCACGCCCGCGGCGCGACCTTCATCGTCTTCGACGTCAACGGCGAGTATCACGCCGCTCTGAGCGCTTCCGCGAAGGAGGGCGCGATCGGAGTCGAGCGTGTCGTCCTCGACGGTACGGCAGCGGGCTTCCGCTTGCCGCACTGGTTTCTGGAACTGGCGGAATGGGAGCTGTTGCTGCAAGCCAGCGAGCGCACCCAGGTGCCCATCCTGCGCATGGCGCTCGGGCTCTCGACCTTGTTCTCAAATGCGGGGGCCGCAGAACTCAACAGCGTCCGCAATCACATCCTCGCCAAGTGCATCACCCAGATTATGCGCGACGACTCGTCGAGCCCGTCCAAGCATGATCGGATCATTGGCATCCTCCAGCGCTTCAGCACGAACGAGATCAACGCGGCAAAAATCCGGCCATATATTGCGATCAACTTTGGCCAAATGGCCAACCCTGCGGGTCTGGATGCTTATCTGGTTGGCCCGAACGGTTTCGAGTTGGAGGATTTGAAGCTTCCAGCCTATCAAAACCTGCCATTCGACTTTGCGGCACTCGGCGATGCAATAGACCTCGCCATCCTGTATGCGGAGGCGCACGGTAATCGGCAAATCCGAGACTACTGCTCCCAGATGGTGACGCGCTTCCAGGCTCTGGAAGATCGCCCTGAGTATGAATTCCTCCGGCATGAGGCGGGCGGCGCGGCCGCCGACAATGGAGAGCTGGAGTTTCTCACTCGGCTGGTCGGCCTGACCGGCAAGGGAACCGGCCACACCAAGGCCAATCAGATCATCATCATCGACATGAATGACGTCGAGGACGAGGTGGTCGAACTGGTCAGCGCCGTGATCGCGCGGATGCTGTTTCGCCTGCTCCGGCGCGCCGATCCGCGCAATCGCTTTCCGATCCATCTTCTACTGGAAGAAGCGCACCGCTACATCTCGGCGACGCCATCCCGCTATGCAGTGGACGCGACCAAGATATTCGAGCGCATCGCCAAGGAAGGACGCAAATACGGCATGTTCGTGCTCTTGGCATCACAACGCCCGAGTGAGCTGTCCAAGACGGTTCTCAGCCAGTGCTCCAATTTCCTGGTTCACCGCATCCAGAACCCCGACGATCTTTCTCAGATTCGGCAGATGACGCCGTTCATCTCGGATTCGGTCCTGAAACGGTTACCGTCATTGCCTCGGCAGCACGCGCTGGTGTTCGGAACCTCGGTCAATCTCCCGACGACATTCAAGGTGCGGGAGGCATCACCGCGGCCGCGCAGCGACGATACCGCCGTGGTCGATTTGTGGTTCCACGAAGAAGGTCGAGCCGCCGGCATTCGACTCGCTCCGGTCGATACCGCTGGAGGGGAGCCGATGGCAGTAAACGAAGCGTCAGATGATGACATCTTCTGA
- a CDS encoding SIR2 family protein, protein MSEVEEERKFQFLRDGDAEPSELDWNKGIESARKAISEAMNAKNIAFLLGAGCSSLMKDKKELGIATMAPLAKEFCGETVEARAAGFYSDPPTAGAVPAPWLLTKDELDYLDALGVDLAKDYSRNLERLMEVLFAQRFVLRQSENPDLHPYRAVLDGIIKKVQDFLWTRVTQGAFATEGDTTVRDLYERFYKKLVLRDRSLPRPWVFTTNYDHFSELAMDRLGIPYANGFSGVVERRFNPAIFRYALAEQLDVASRKWTAVDAFVYLCKLHGSVTWTEDDHGLFPIKEVWPPESSNQMLIYPTPAKQNSSLGSPYADLFREFQSRIVREQSVLITAGYAFGDEHLNNIIYQALTIPTFRLVIFAAPDTEGEIAKLRALRDPRIWIIGGNGPSEGTRAHYFDMIVEHFMPQRPSDRIDDAVRKVLSELAPKRDDETKDGEA, encoded by the coding sequence ATGAGCGAAGTCGAAGAAGAGCGAAAATTCCAGTTTCTGCGGGACGGCGATGCCGAGCCATCTGAACTGGACTGGAACAAAGGGATCGAGAGCGCCCGCAAGGCGATTTCTGAGGCCATGAACGCCAAGAATATCGCATTCCTGCTCGGCGCCGGATGTTCTTCCCTGATGAAGGACAAAAAGGAACTCGGCATTGCGACCATGGCGCCGCTGGCCAAGGAGTTTTGCGGCGAAACCGTCGAGGCACGCGCGGCGGGATTCTACAGCGATCCGCCAACAGCCGGCGCTGTACCGGCGCCGTGGCTGCTGACCAAAGACGAACTCGACTATCTCGATGCGCTCGGGGTCGACCTGGCGAAGGATTACAGCCGTAACCTGGAACGCTTGATGGAGGTGCTGTTCGCGCAACGGTTCGTGCTGCGCCAGAGCGAGAATCCAGATCTTCACCCCTATCGCGCTGTTCTCGACGGCATCATCAAGAAGGTCCAGGACTTCCTATGGACCCGTGTCACCCAAGGGGCCTTCGCCACGGAGGGCGACACGACCGTGCGCGACCTCTACGAGCGTTTCTACAAGAAACTGGTCCTACGCGATCGGTCCTTGCCCCGGCCCTGGGTGTTCACGACCAACTACGATCATTTCAGCGAATTGGCGATGGATCGCCTGGGCATTCCCTATGCCAACGGTTTTTCCGGCGTCGTAGAACGCCGCTTCAACCCGGCGATCTTCCGCTATGCTCTGGCCGAGCAGCTCGACGTCGCCAGCCGCAAATGGACCGCCGTCGACGCCTTCGTCTATCTCTGCAAATTGCATGGTTCGGTCACTTGGACCGAGGACGATCATGGCCTGTTCCCGATCAAGGAGGTCTGGCCGCCGGAATCCTCAAACCAGATGCTGATCTATCCGACGCCGGCGAAGCAGAACTCTTCGCTCGGCTCGCCCTACGCAGACCTGTTCCGGGAATTTCAGTCCCGGATCGTGCGCGAGCAGAGCGTTCTCATCACGGCCGGCTACGCCTTCGGCGACGAGCACCTGAACAACATCATCTATCAGGCTCTGACGATCCCGACCTTCCGCTTGGTGATCTTTGCGGCGCCTGACACGGAGGGAGAGATCGCCAAGCTGCGGGCGCTGCGCGATCCGCGCATTTGGATCATTGGAGGCAATGGCCCTTCCGAGGGGACGAGGGCGCACTACTTCGACATGATCGTCGAGCATTTCATGCCCCAGCGCCCCAGCGACAGGATTGATGATGCCGTCCGCAAGGTGTTGTCGGAGCTGGCGCCGAAAAGGGACGATGAGACGAAGGATGGCGAGGCATGA
- a CDS encoding nucleotidyl transferase AbiEii/AbiGii toxin family protein produces MADVFLQLSAEDRRDALSVVADRSGRPTHLLEKDVWVVWALATLYAAPLGEHLLFKGGTSLSKAYQVIRRFSEDVDLTYDIRAIAPDLVGGNGEGLPKTRSEEKRWSSEVRRRLPAWVAETVQPVIAKALAAEGLAAAVRVEDEKLFIDYEATAAGSGYVAPSVMLEFGARSTGEPSSLRDVVCDAAGLIDGLVFPTARPRVMHAERTFWEKATAIHAFCLQERLRGDRFARHWHDVVRLDEAGFAEAAFADRDLANAVARHKSMFFAEKAADRTPIDYAAAVSGGLQLVPVGDGAKALEDDYARMVEDGLLFDDEEPFEALMARCADIAARANRAAK; encoded by the coding sequence ATGGCTGACGTTTTCCTCCAGCTTTCGGCCGAGGATCGGCGTGACGCGTTGAGCGTCGTCGCCGACCGTTCGGGTCGCCCCACCCATCTTCTCGAAAAGGATGTGTGGGTGGTGTGGGCGCTGGCGACCCTCTACGCGGCACCGCTCGGCGAACATCTGTTGTTCAAGGGCGGGACGTCGCTGTCAAAAGCCTATCAGGTCATTCGCCGTTTTTCGGAGGATGTGGATCTGACCTACGACATTCGGGCGATTGCGCCCGATCTGGTCGGGGGCAATGGCGAGGGTCTGCCGAAGACACGAAGCGAGGAAAAGCGCTGGTCCAGCGAGGTCCGCCGGCGTTTGCCGGCCTGGGTCGCAGAGACGGTGCAGCCGGTAATCGCGAAGGCCCTGGCCGCTGAAGGGCTGGCGGCGGCCGTCCGCGTCGAGGATGAGAAGCTCTTCATCGACTATGAGGCGACCGCGGCCGGGTCCGGCTATGTGGCTCCAAGCGTCATGCTGGAGTTCGGCGCGCGCTCGACGGGCGAACCCTCGAGCCTGCGCGACGTCGTCTGCGACGCGGCCGGCCTGATCGACGGCCTGGTGTTTCCGACGGCGCGGCCGCGCGTCATGCACGCGGAGCGGACCTTCTGGGAGAAGGCGACCGCCATCCACGCCTTCTGCCTCCAGGAGCGGCTGCGCGGCGACCGCTTCGCGCGACATTGGCACGATGTTGTCCGACTGGACGAAGCCGGCTTCGCGGAAGCCGCTTTTGCCGATCGCGACCTGGCCAACGCTGTCGCCCGGCACAAGTCGATGTTCTTCGCAGAGAAGGCCGCCGACCGCACGCCGATCGACTATGCAGCGGCTGTCAGCGGCGGCTTGCAACTCGTGCCGGTCGGCGATGGCGCGAAGGCGTTGGAGGATGACTATGCCCGCATGGTTGAGGATGGACTGCTCTTCGACGACGAGGAGCCGTTCGAAGCGCTCATGGCGCGGTGCGCTGATATAGCCGCGCGCGCGAACAGAGCAGCCAAGTAA
- a CDS encoding DUF6088 family protein, with the protein MTRLTEQILAHATGLPEGMPVSAKGLLHLGNRAAVDQALSRLSERGQLIRAGRGVYLRPIASRFGTRAPSVEQAVEALATQKGEVIVSNGAAAANALGLTTQVPVRSVYLTSGRSRKIHLGKQVVELRHAPRWQLALANRPAGEAVRALAWLGPEKAEAALTTLKRKMPPGVFGELVAAAPQLPTWLAQSVGKAAYG; encoded by the coding sequence ATGACACGGCTGACCGAACAGATTCTTGCACATGCGACGGGACTTCCCGAAGGGATGCCCGTGTCCGCCAAGGGCCTGCTCCACCTCGGAAACCGGGCGGCCGTGGATCAGGCATTGTCGCGTCTGTCCGAGCGCGGGCAGCTCATCCGCGCCGGCCGTGGCGTCTATCTGCGCCCCATAGCCAGTCGGTTCGGCACGCGCGCACCGTCGGTCGAGCAGGCTGTCGAGGCCCTCGCGACCCAAAAAGGGGAGGTCATCGTCTCGAACGGCGCCGCCGCGGCGAACGCGCTTGGCTTGACGACGCAGGTGCCCGTCCGCTCGGTCTATCTGACCTCCGGACGCAGCCGAAAGATACACCTCGGCAAGCAGGTCGTCGAATTGCGGCACGCGCCGCGCTGGCAACTGGCCCTGGCCAACCGCCCCGCAGGCGAGGCCGTGCGGGCGCTGGCCTGGCTCGGCCCCGAAAAGGCGGAGGCCGCGCTCACGACCTTGAAGCGGAAGATGCCGCCTGGTGTGTTCGGCGAACTGGTCGCCGCCGCGCCGCAGCTTCCGACATGGCTCGCGCAGAGCGTCGGAAAGGCGGCCTATGGCTGA
- a CDS encoding ArdC family protein: MARQGRNLAEGGARSNLYDDITNKIIAELEQGRLPWVQPWGASPDTAPLGLPRNASTGRSYSGINILILWGAVIQHGFPAQAWLTFRQALSLGGNVRKGERGTTVVYADRFIPEDEKRRARETGEDAHAIPFLKRFTVFNAAQCDGLPDEITAVAPPPPPGLIEPQVEALIRATGIDFRIGGNRAFYMPSLDYVQVPPPQAYFEPINWHRTALHELGHASGHHSRLNRDLTGSFGSKKYAFEEMIAEQAAAFSCAALGIVPTVRHADYIGSWLEVMREDSRAIVRAASQASKAADWLLSYLPAEDTGEPDASETDRRAAA; this comes from the coding sequence ATGGCCAGACAGGGTCGTAACCTCGCGGAAGGTGGCGCGCGCAGCAACCTTTACGACGACATCACCAACAAGATCATCGCCGAGCTGGAGCAAGGGCGGTTGCCATGGGTCCAGCCTTGGGGTGCGTCGCCTGATACCGCCCCGCTGGGCCTGCCGAGAAATGCTTCAACCGGCCGGTCCTATTCCGGCATCAATATTCTCATCCTCTGGGGGGCTGTCATCCAGCATGGTTTCCCCGCTCAGGCGTGGCTGACGTTCCGCCAGGCGCTTTCGCTTGGCGGCAATGTCAGGAAGGGCGAGCGTGGCACGACTGTCGTTTATGCCGACCGTTTCATCCCCGAGGACGAGAAGCGCCGTGCCCGCGAAACGGGTGAGGATGCGCATGCCATTCCGTTCCTGAAGCGGTTCACGGTCTTTAACGCCGCGCAATGCGATGGCCTACCCGATGAGATCACGGCAGTCGCGCCGCCACCGCCGCCGGGCCTTATCGAACCTCAGGTCGAGGCGCTGATCCGGGCCACCGGCATTGACTTCCGTATTGGCGGCAATCGCGCCTTCTATATGCCGTCGCTCGACTATGTGCAGGTGCCGCCTCCGCAAGCCTATTTCGAGCCGATCAACTGGCACAGGACGGCCCTGCATGAGCTGGGGCACGCCAGCGGCCATCACAGCCGCCTCAACCGCGATCTGACCGGCTCGTTCGGCTCGAAGAAATACGCTTTCGAGGAGATGATTGCCGAACAGGCTGCAGCTTTCAGTTGCGCCGCGCTCGGGATCGTGCCGACCGTCCGCCATGCCGATTATATCGGGTCGTGGCTGGAGGTCATGCGCGAGGATTCCCGCGCCATTGTCCGCGCGGCCTCGCAGGCCAGCAAGGCGGCGGACTGGCTGCTGTCGTATCTGCCTGCCGAGGACACCGGGGAGCCGGATGCGAGCGAAACCGACCGGAGGGCTGCGGCATGA
- a CDS encoding DUF2958 domain-containing protein, with protein sequence MILLTGAQRDRLLANGRQRDQDHIPVVKFFNPLGEGVWLATELDEDGDIMFGLADLGHPELGSWSLGEMQSVRLPFGMVIERDLLFTGDFPISVWAEAARETGSIRAAERLLYRVGASFSRTSVDTENRSA encoded by the coding sequence ATGATCCTCCTGACCGGCGCACAGCGAGACCGTCTGCTGGCCAATGGTCGCCAGCGCGATCAAGATCACATCCCGGTCGTGAAGTTCTTCAATCCCCTCGGTGAAGGCGTCTGGCTCGCTACCGAGCTGGATGAGGATGGCGACATCATGTTCGGCCTGGCGGATCTCGGCCATCCCGAACTGGGTTCGTGGAGCCTTGGCGAGATGCAGTCAGTCCGGCTGCCATTTGGCATGGTCATCGAGCGCGATCTGCTGTTCACCGGCGATTTCCCGATCTCGGTCTGGGCCGAGGCCGCCCGTGAGACTGGCAGCATCCGCGCCGCCGAGCGTCTGCTCTACCGCGTCGGCGCGAGCTTTTCCCGTACATCCGTCGATACAGAAAACCGGAGTGCCTGA
- a CDS encoding ParB/RepB/Spo0J family partition protein, translating to MAAAVQKIILSSSRDIPFNKLVLSQSNVRRVKAGISVEELAESIARRGLIQSLHVRPVVDAEGKETGMFEVPAGGRRFRALELLVKQKRLAKIAPVPCVVSEASADVLIDEVSLAENIERAPLHPLDQFRAFQAMREKGMTEETIAAAFFVDSKVVKQRLRLVSVSPALLDVYAEDGMTLEQLMAFSVSSDHARQEQVWEAIRDGWQKEPYHIRRLLTETTVRAADKRAAFVGIAAYEEAGGCVLRDLFQQDNGGWLQDPVLLDRLVGEKLKAEAEAIAAEGWKWIEVAITFPYGHDHGLRQLVGTTVDLTEEERATREALRDEYDRLEAEYGEADELPDEIDTRLGEIEQALETFERRPMTFEPDQIGRAGVFISIDADGALLIERGYVRAEDEAPAEPEAEIVDPETGEVIQRAEPEVSHMRAVITLGGQPVETEEEDEADTIKPLPDRLVSELTAHRTLALRDAVAVNPNVAMTALLHRLVMDCFMPHSSRGCLEAQVREVHLPAQAEDLRGSVSAKAIADRHERWGDHVPADDAALWDWLTDLDEGSRMDLLAHCVSYGVNALYEKPNPYSGAGVSQHGLDIRLSQADRLARSTGLDMVAVGWRPTVGNYLGRVTKPRILEAVREGAGDRAADLIGHLKKGDMAKEAERLLADSGWLPEPLRMVDECIEVDPASGAAAEADDLPDFLSGDGEDDPADDEEEQHMVAAE from the coding sequence ATGGCCGCCGCCGTTCAAAAGATCATCCTGTCGTCCTCGCGCGACATTCCCTTCAACAAACTGGTGCTCAGCCAGTCCAACGTCCGGCGCGTCAAGGCCGGGATCTCGGTTGAGGAGCTGGCCGAGTCTATCGCCCGTCGCGGCCTGATCCAGTCCCTGCATGTCCGCCCGGTCGTGGATGCCGAGGGCAAGGAAACCGGCATGTTCGAGGTGCCAGCGGGCGGTCGCCGCTTCCGGGCGCTGGAACTGCTGGTCAAGCAGAAGCGCCTCGCCAAGATCGCGCCGGTCCCGTGCGTGGTGTCGGAGGCCAGCGCCGATGTGCTGATCGACGAGGTATCGCTCGCCGAGAATATCGAGCGCGCACCGCTGCATCCACTCGACCAATTCCGCGCCTTCCAGGCCATGCGCGAAAAGGGCATGACCGAGGAAACAATCGCTGCCGCCTTCTTCGTGGACTCCAAGGTGGTGAAACAGCGCCTGCGTCTGGTTTCCGTCTCACCGGCATTGCTCGACGTCTATGCCGAGGACGGCATGACGCTGGAACAACTCATGGCCTTCAGCGTCAGTTCTGACCATGCCCGTCAGGAGCAGGTCTGGGAAGCGATCAGGGATGGCTGGCAGAAGGAACCCTACCACATCCGACGCCTGCTGACCGAAACCACGGTCCGCGCCGCCGACAAGCGGGCGGCTTTTGTCGGAATTGCAGCCTATGAAGAGGCTGGCGGTTGCGTGCTGCGCGATCTCTTCCAGCAGGACAATGGCGGCTGGCTGCAAGATCCGGTGCTGCTCGACCGGCTGGTGGGCGAAAAACTCAAGGCCGAGGCTGAGGCCATCGCCGCCGAGGGCTGGAAATGGATCGAAGTCGCCATCACCTTTCCCTATGGTCACGATCATGGTCTTCGCCAGCTTGTCGGCACCACAGTCGATCTGACCGAAGAGGAACGCGCCACCCGCGAGGCATTGCGCGACGAATATGACCGGCTAGAAGCGGAATATGGCGAGGCCGACGAACTGCCTGACGAGATTGACACCCGCCTCGGTGAGATCGAACAGGCGTTGGAAACCTTCGAGCGTCGCCCGATGACCTTCGAGCCGGACCAGATTGGCAGGGCGGGTGTCTTCATCAGCATTGATGCCGATGGCGCATTGCTGATCGAACGCGGCTATGTTCGCGCCGAGGATGAAGCGCCTGCGGAACCGGAGGCTGAGATCGTTGATCCGGAAACCGGCGAGGTGATCCAGCGAGCCGAACCGGAGGTAAGCCACATGCGTGCCGTTATCACGCTGGGCGGCCAGCCGGTCGAAACTGAGGAGGAAGACGAGGCCGACACTATCAAGCCGCTGCCCGATCGTCTGGTCAGCGAGTTGACGGCGCATCGCACACTGGCGCTGCGGGATGCGGTGGCGGTGAACCCGAATGTCGCCATGACGGCACTGCTGCACCGGCTGGTCATGGATTGCTTCATGCCGCATTCCAGTCGCGGTTGCCTGGAAGCACAGGTTCGGGAGGTCCATCTGCCCGCACAGGCCGAGGATCTGCGCGGTAGCGTGTCGGCCAAGGCCATTGCAGACCGGCACGAACGCTGGGGCGATCATGTTCCGGCAGACGATGCCGCCCTCTGGGATTGGCTGACCGATCTGGACGAAGGTTCGCGCATGGACCTGCTCGCCCATTGCGTCAGCTACGGTGTCAACGCGCTCTATGAAAAGCCCAACCCCTATAGCGGCGCGGGCGTCAGTCAGCACGGACTGGACATCCGCCTGTCGCAGGCTGACCGGCTCGCTCGTTCGACCGGCCTCGACATGGTGGCCGTGGGCTGGCGACCGACCGTTGGCAATTATCTCGGCCGCGTGACCAAGCCGCGTATCCTTGAAGCCGTGCGCGAGGGGGCTGGAGATCGGGCCGCCGATCTGATCGGGCACCTCAAGAAGGGCGACATGGCCAAGGAAGCCGAACGTCTGCTGGCAGATTCCGGCTGGCTGCCTGAGCCGCTGCGCATGGTGGACGAGTGTATCGAAGTCGATCCGGCATCGGGCGCTGCGGCGGAGGCCGACGATCTGCCCGATTTCCTCTCCGGCGATGGCGAGGACGACCCGGCTGACGACGAGGAAGAACAGCATATGGTCGCTGCTGAATAG
- a CDS encoding antitoxin of toxin-antitoxin stability system, whose protein sequence is MPEVIETTVYRLNELSDVAKDKARVWYREGGFDYDWYDAVYEDFQRIAEILGLNLKTRTVRLMGGGTRQEPCIWFRGFWSQGDGACFEAGYSYRKHAPRRIREYAPQDTELHRIADALQAIQRPNFYQLRADASHRGLYYHEYCMSISVERDSPTWQDMTADAEETIIEALRDLARWLYRQLEREYDYLSSDEVVDETIAANEYTFTEVGRRFG, encoded by the coding sequence ATGCCTGAGGTCATCGAAACCACCGTCTATCGCCTCAACGAATTGTCTGATGTGGCAAAGGACAAGGCCCGCGTCTGGTATCGCGAAGGCGGCTTCGACTATGACTGGTACGATGCCGTCTATGAGGATTTCCAGCGCATTGCGGAAATCCTTGGGCTAAACCTCAAGACCCGTACCGTCCGATTGATGGGCGGCGGCACACGGCAGGAACCCTGCATCTGGTTCCGGGGCTTCTGGTCACAAGGTGACGGTGCCTGCTTTGAAGCCGGGTATTCCTACCGCAAACATGCGCCGCGCCGGATCAGGGAATATGCCCCGCAGGACACCGAACTGCACCGCATCGCCGATGCCCTTCAGGCGATCCAGCGCCCCAACTTCTATCAGCTTCGCGCCGATGCCAGCCATCGCGGCCTTTACTATCACGAATATTGCATGTCGATCTCGGTCGAGCGCGACAGCCCGACCTGGCAGGACATGACCGCCGATGCCGAGGAGACGATCATCGAGGCGCTGCGCGATCTGGCCCGCTGGCTCTACCGCCAGCTTGAACGCGAATATGATTATCTGTCCTCGGACGAGGTGGTCGATGAAACCATCGCCGCCAATGAATACACCTTCACCGAGGTCGGTCGCCGTTTCGGATGA